One window from the genome of Chionomys nivalis chromosome 14, mChiNiv1.1, whole genome shotgun sequence encodes:
- the Cetn1 gene encoding centrin-1, translating to MASNLRKSNVASTSYKRKVGPKPELTEDQKQEVREAFDLFDSDGSGTIDVKELKVAMRALGFEPRKEEMKKMISEVDKEATGKISFNDFLAVMTQKMAEKDTKEEILKAFRLFDDDETGKISFKNLKRVANELGESLTDEELQEMIDEADRDGDGEVNEEEFLKIMKKTNLY from the coding sequence ATGGCGTCCAACTTAAGGAAGTCAAACGTGGCCTCCACCAGCTACAAGAGAAAGGTGGGTCCTAagcctgaactcacagaagaCCAAAAGCAAGAAGTCCGGGAAGCCTTTGACCTCTTTGATTCTGACGGGAGCGGGACCATCGATGTGAAGGAGTTGAAGGTGGCCATGAGAGCGCTAGGCTTTGAACccaggaaggaagagatgaagaagatgaTTTCGGAAGTAGACAAAGAGGCCACAGGAAAGATCAGCTTCAATGACTTTTTGGCTGTGATGACTCAGAAGATGGCCGAGAAAGATACCAAAGAAGAAATTCTGAAGGCTTTCAGGTTGTTTGATGATGATGAAACCGGGAAAATCTCATTCAAAAACCTCAAGCGTGTGGCCAATGAGCTGGGGGAAAGTCTCACGGATGAGGAGCTGCAGGAAATGATCGATGAAGCTGATCGTGACGGCGATGGAGAAGTGAATGAGGAAGAGTTTCTTAAGATCATGAAAAAGACAAACCTTTATTAA